TCACGTTGTCTGACGGCCTGGCGATTGCCAGCCCCATGGATGACGACGCCGGCTTCAGCGAGAAGCTGTTCTCGGCGCGCTGGTCCTGCGTGCACTGCGACTACAGCCTGCAGGAGCTGGAGCCGCGCATGTTCTCGTTCAATAATCCCAACGGCGCCTGCCCGGGGTGTGACGGCCTGGGCGTGAGCCAGTTCTTCGACCCGGAGCGGGTGGTGGCGAATCCGCACCTGAGCCTGGCCGGCGGCGCCGTGCGCGGCTGGGACCGCCGCAATGCCTACTACTTCCAGATTATCCGCTCGCTGTCGAAGCATTACGGCTTTGACGTCGACACGCCATTCGAGGAACTGCCGGAAAACATCCGCCAGACCGTGCTGTTTGGCAGCGGCGACGAGGTGATCCAGTTCGAGTACTTCGGTGACAAGGGCACGCAGAAGCGCAAGCACCCCTTCGCCGGCGTGATTCCCAACCTGGAGCGGCGCTACCGCGAGACCGACGCCCGCATCGTCCGCGAGGAACTGGCCAAGTACATTTCCAACAAGCCCTGCCCGGAATGCGAGGGCCAGCGCCTGAACCGCGAGGCGCGCAACGTGTTTATCGGCGAGACCAACCTGCCCGATATTGCCGCCTGGACCATCGAGGACTGCCTGTCCTTCTTCGAGCAGCTGTCACTGCCGGGCCGTAAGGGCGAGATCGCCACCAAGATCGTCAAGGAAGTACACGAGCGGCTGCATTTCCTGGTCAACGTGGGCCTGGACTACCTGACGCTGGACCGCCAGGCCGACACGCTGTCGGGTGGCGAGGCCCAGCGCATCCGCCTGGCCAGCCAGATCGGTGCCGGCCTGGTGGGCGTGATGTACATTCTTGACGAGCCGTCGATCGGCCTGCACCAGCGCGACAACGCGCGCCTGCTGGCCACGCTGACGCGCCTGCGCGACCTGGGCAACACCGTGATCGTGGTCGAGCACGACGAGGACGCCATCCGCATGGCCGACTACGTGGTCGACATGGGCCCGGGTGCCGGCGTGCATGGCGGCCAGGTCGTGTTCAGCGGCACTCCGGCGGAGATGATCGCCGACCCGGACTCGCTCACCGGCCAGTACCTGTCCGGCAAGCGCGAGATCGCGGTCCCGGCCCAGCGCACCCAGGCCGACCCCGAGCGCGTGCTGCGCCTGGTGGGCGCATCCGGCAACAACCTGAAGGACGTGACGCTGGAAATTCCGGCGGGCCTGCTGGTGTGCGTGACCGGCGTGTCGGGCTCCGGCAAGTCGACGCTGATCAATGACACCCTGCACCGCCTGGCGGCCCGGCAGCTGTACGATTCCAGCGCCGCCCCCGCACCCTACAAGACGGTTGAAAACCTGGACCTGTTCGACAAGGTCGTCGATATCGACCAATCGCCCATCGGCCGCACGCCGCGTTCCAACCCGGCCACGTATACCGGCCTGTTCACGCCTATCCGCGACCTGTTCGCCGGCACCCAGGAGTCCCGCGCGCGCGGCTACAAGCCGGGGCGTTTCAGCTTCAACGTCAAGGGTGGCCGCTGCGAGGCCTGCCAGGGTGATGGCCTGATCCGCGTGGAGATGCACTTCCTGCCGGACATCTACGTGCCCTGCGATGTCTGCCACGGCAAGCGCTACAACCGCGAGACGCTTTCGGTGCTGTACAAGGGCAAGAACATCCACGAAGTGCTGGAGATGACCGTCGAGGACGCACTGGCGTTCTTCGAGGCCGTGCCGGCCGTCGCTCGCAAGCTGGAAACGCTGGACGCGGTCGGTCTCAGCTACATCACCCTGGGCCAGAGCGCGACCACGCTGTCGGGCGGTGAAGCCCAGCGCATCAAGCTGGCCAAGGAACTGTCCAAGCGCGATACCGGCAAGACGCTGTACATCCTGGACGAGCCGACCACCGGCCTGCATTTCCAGGACATCGTGCAGTTGCTGGCGGTGCTGCACCGGCTGCGTGACCACGGCAACACCGTGGTGGTGATCGAGCACAACCTGGATGTCATCAAGACGGCCGACTGGATCGTCGACCTGGGCCCCGAGGGCGGCAACAAGGGCGGTGAGATTATCGCCACGGGCACCCCGGAAGAACTGGCCGGCATGGCACATTCCCACACCGGCCAGTTCCTGGCCGAACTGCTCGACCGCCAGGCCGAGGCGCGCAAGCGGGCCTGACCGGCCCGCCGGCGCGACACGAGCGCCTAGTGACCGCGGATGGCCAGGAAGAAGTCATCCGTGCCAATGGTGACCGAGGCGCCGTAATACGGCCTGGGCGGTGGAGGAATCACCGCGACCGCGGGGTAATGCACCGGGTGACGGCAACCACGCGCGTGGTAATGGCGCGGCGGTGGCGGGCGGTGGCCGTGGTAAGGGTACCGTTTGCCGTAGCCCCTGGCGTAGTACCTGTCGCCATGTCTGTGGTGCTTGCCGTGGCGCCCGCCACGATGATCGTAACGGTCACCGTGACCACGTTTTCCGTGGTTGTACCCGTGCGAAGGGCCGTGGCCCTTGCCATGGTGCCGCCCATCGGCGTGCGAGGTCTCCGGCAGGGCCAGGGCCA
The sequence above is drawn from the Marinihelvus fidelis genome and encodes:
- the uvrA gene encoding excinuclease ABC subunit UvrA — its product is MENIHIRGARTHNLANIDLDLPRNQLIVFTGLSGSGKSSLAFDTIYAEGQRRYVESLSAYARQFLSMMEKPDVDHIDGLSPAISIEQKSTSHNPRSTVGTITEIYDYLRLLFARVGTPCCPEHGQPLEAQTISQMVDHILALPEGAKVMLLSPVVRNRKGEHLQLLDELRAQGYVRVRVDGVIYEVDAVPALELRKKHDIDVVIDRFRVREDLKQRLAESLETAITLSDGLAIASPMDDDAGFSEKLFSARWSCVHCDYSLQELEPRMFSFNNPNGACPGCDGLGVSQFFDPERVVANPHLSLAGGAVRGWDRRNAYYFQIIRSLSKHYGFDVDTPFEELPENIRQTVLFGSGDEVIQFEYFGDKGTQKRKHPFAGVIPNLERRYRETDARIVREELAKYISNKPCPECEGQRLNREARNVFIGETNLPDIAAWTIEDCLSFFEQLSLPGRKGEIATKIVKEVHERLHFLVNVGLDYLTLDRQADTLSGGEAQRIRLASQIGAGLVGVMYILDEPSIGLHQRDNARLLATLTRLRDLGNTVIVVEHDEDAIRMADYVVDMGPGAGVHGGQVVFSGTPAEMIADPDSLTGQYLSGKREIAVPAQRTQADPERVLRLVGASGNNLKDVTLEIPAGLLVCVTGVSGSGKSTLINDTLHRLAARQLYDSSAAPAPYKTVENLDLFDKVVDIDQSPIGRTPRSNPATYTGLFTPIRDLFAGTQESRARGYKPGRFSFNVKGGRCEACQGDGLIRVEMHFLPDIYVPCDVCHGKRYNRETLSVLYKGKNIHEVLEMTVEDALAFFEAVPAVARKLETLDAVGLSYITLGQSATTLSGGEAQRIKLAKELSKRDTGKTLYILDEPTTGLHFQDIVQLLAVLHRLRDHGNTVVVIEHNLDVIKTADWIVDLGPEGGNKGGEIIATGTPEELAGMAHSHTGQFLAELLDRQAEARKRA